In Erigeron canadensis isolate Cc75 chromosome 7, C_canadensis_v1, whole genome shotgun sequence, one DNA window encodes the following:
- the LOC122608333 gene encoding uncharacterized protein LOC122608333, with amino-acid sequence MEGGSRLCRSSCNQLLIDLMDSGKNLSHLPPAIPDLLTLLQRTEKVLSRVEQSPSKSIQYAMNPIVNPLIDTDLVRHPDMDVNISVACCICQILRIMAPNVPYDEKQMKEFFEMVVMLFERPSSASGGCCNKMTKVLEVFGSARLPVLMLHDKQLHRLVVRLYNQFLTVADSNSSAVILEMEKIMTMIIEESEELAPELVGLIVTNVKKDNQIASPVCWQLGLKVLMNGAAQLKPDMGESMSIALYDYFKMVEHICKTASGNDIEEVDKVYCSLEETNPSTTDSSNLKKDATRKIKLECLEGIRNMVQTLRHCQHGTRDTVKLQDIHSEDDNKDEKQTQSFNIQPMPSESATEMKGKRKRNDDPCTKQAQPDEHGENLVGSKIKVLWPKVEIYDEEAVQSIDCHNKRHKVLNDNDDEETVYLNGKQLVLAENVSATSDSALLRKVSSPCDNVKHSVAPILEALFEKHGDIASKCIFKTVSVRASLLEVVCEVVRRIQTNDATTIISEMKEIESHISDAEAGKINVSWLRAHLEAICEREEARTRSSFLVEMKANIILVKRVARMDLRERCEELLTAQEQFEKAERCVKVLDLVNKKLDNDILEFQAEKLLWAREPILQPLPRNDLSPQCGLVYVQGYKVKQNVGPILEAIFMKHGDIADKCVFKTLSVRASILEVVCEVVRQILTSDVKTVISEMEKLESRVSDAESAKMNVSWLRAHLEAIHKRNEALKMSGPLMETKVTTILVERAAQMDLNEKFADLLAAQERFGNAERCVRVLNLVEKKLNNNIMEFKLEKDSWEKQSIL; translated from the exons ATGGAAGGTGGGTCAAGATTATGTCGGTCTTCATGTAATCAGCTTCTAATTGATCTTATGGATTCTGGCAAGAATCTTTCTCATCTCCCACCTGCCATTCCTGACCTTCTTACCCTTCTTCAA CGAACAGAAAAAGTTTTATCTAGGGTGGAACAATCGCCATCCAAATCAATACAATATGCAATGAATCCAATAGTTAACCCACTGATAGATACAGATTTGGTTAGACATCCTGATATGGATGTGAATATCTCGGTTGCATGTTGCATATGTCAAATCTTGAGAATTATGGCTCCGAACGTCCCTTACGACGAAAAACAGATGAAG GAGTTTTTTGAAATGGTAGTGATGCTATTTGAGAGACCATCTTCTGCATCTGGTGGCTGCTGTAATAAGATGACTAAAGTTCTTGAAGTTTTTGGGAGTGCCAGATTGCCGGTGCTGATGTTGCACGACAAGCAGCTACACAGACTAGTAGTTCGACTATATAATCAGTTTCTAACTGTTGCTGA CTCCAACTCTTCTGCTGTTATACTTGAGATGGAGAAAATTATGACCATGATCATAGAGGAAAGCGAGGAGCTTGCGCCTGAGCTTGTAGGTCTTATAGTTACCAACGTGAAAAAGGATAATCAG ATTGCTTCACCAGTTTGTTGGCAACTAGGCTTAAAAGTACTCATGAACGGTGCTGCTCAACTTAAACCAGATATGGGAGAAAGTATGAGCATTGCTCTTTATGATTATTTCAAAATGGTTGAACATATTTGTAAAACAGCATCAGGAAATGACATTGAG GAGGTCGACAAAGTTTATTGTTCATTGGAAGAAACTAATCCATCTACAACTGATTCAAGCAACTTGAAGAAGGATGCAACTCGCAAGATAAAACTCGAGTGTCTAGAGGGAATCCGAAATATGGTGCAGACTCTAAGACATTGTCAACATGGAACCAGGGATACGGTTAAACTTCAAGATATCCACTCTGAAGATGACAACAAAGATGAAAAGCAAACCCAATCATTTAATATTCAACCGATGCCTTCTGAATCTGCAACAGAGATGAAGGGTAAACGCAAGAGAAATGATGATCCATGTACGAAACAG GCTCAACCCGATGAGCATGGTGAAAATTTGGTGGGGAGCAAGATTAAAGTTTTGTGGCCCAAAGTTGAAAT TTATGATGAAGAAGCTGTGCAATCCATTGACTGTCATAATAAGCGACACAAG GTActtaatgataatgatgatgaggaaacCGTATACCTCAATGGAAAACAGTTGGTGTTGGCTGAAAATGTGTCTGCCACTTCAGATTCT GCACTTCTCAGAAAAGTATCATCTCCATGTGATAACGTGAAACATAGTGTTGCACCAATACTAGAAGCCCTTTTCGAGAAACATGGTGACATTGCATCCAAATGTATATTCAAAACAGTTTCCGTGAGAGCATCTTTGCTAGAGGTTGTTTGTGAAGTTGTTAGGCGAATTCAAACCAATGATGCTACTACAATCATTTCTGAGATGAAAGAAATAGAGAGCCACATATCAGATGCAGAGGCAGGAAAAATTAATGTCTCATGGCTTCGAGCTCACTTAGAAGCTATTTGTGAAAGGGAGGAGGCCAGGACAAGGTCAAGTTTCCTTGTGGAAATGAAAGCAAACATCATTTTGGTTAAAAGGGTGGCTCGGATGGACCTGAGGGAGAGATGTGAAGAGCTCCTGACTGCACAAGAACAGTTTGAAAAGGCTGAAAGATGTGTGAAAGTGCTCGATCTTGTTAATAAAAAGCTAGATAACGATATACTAGAATTTCAAGCCGAAAAACTCTTGTGGGCTAGAGAACCAATTTTACAGCCACTCCCTAGAAATGATTTGTCTCCTCAGTGTGGGCTAGTTTATGTGCAAGGTTACAAAGTGAAGCAAAATGTTGGACCAATACTTGAAGCCATTTTCATGAAGCATGGCGACATCGCAGATAAATGTGTATTCAAAACTCTTTCTGTGAGAGCATCTATCCTGGAGGTTGTATGTGAAGTTGTCAGGCAAATTCTAACCAGTGATGTTAAAACTGTCATTTCTGAGATGGAAAAACTAGAGAGCCGAGTTTCAGATGCAGAGTCGGCCAAAATGAATGTCTCGTGGCTTCGAGCTCACTTGGAAGCCATTCACAAAAGGAATGAGGCCTTGAAAATGTCAGGACCGCTTATGGAAACGAAAGTAACCACCATTTTGGTTGAAAGAGCTGCCCAAATGGATCTGAACGAGAAATTTGCCGACCTCCTGGCGGCGCAAGAACGATTCGGAAATGCTGAAAGGTGTGTGAGAGTTCTCAATCTTGTTGAGAAGAAGCTAAATAACAATATCATGGAATTTAAACTAGAAAAAGACTCGTGGGAAAAACAATCTATTTTATAG